From the Xiphophorus hellerii strain 12219 chromosome 20, Xiphophorus_hellerii-4.1, whole genome shotgun sequence genome, the window AACATTAGGGACTCAAATCACTATTCTGTCGAGCTGTAAGAGAAACAGAGGCTTGCACAGTGCGATCTTATGATCAACAATCCAAATAAGGGTAAAAACCCAGCAGAGATGAATTGTTGCCAGAAGCGAGTACGTTTCAAGGGGCAACAAATACGACACCCGGTTTCCATTCTAGTAATCTGTGTGGTCTCGTATTTCAGCCTGAAGTGAGCAAGACTGTCTTTACTGTAATACAGAAACATGAAGCCAGCACACTGAAGGAAGCCTGACCGTGACAGTCAAAACAAGATCTACAATATGAAACAAATGCAGCATCTCTGGTTTATcttcttttgtctgaaatatcaaactgaaatgttaaGAAGTAATCGTCAATAAACAAAGTGTTCAGTAGTAGTAATGACGCTAGTACAATGTCGTAGCTTGAATATAGCAACTATTAAttgtaaaatctgttttctacaacttgcaaataaataaaaggctgaGTATAATCTGACTCAGACTCACTGAAGTGTTTCATTGTCAAGTGTCTTATCATTAAACAGGTATTTCCAAAATTACCTGAATTAGCCTAAACTAGTAGCTAATTAGCATAGCTTGAAGGCTAACTGACACCAGCTTAGCTTGGTTGTCACTTCTTTCTCTTTAATCGACTCAGTTtatcacacagaaaaacaactctAAAAAAGGAGTGGTtttgcagtaaataaataataagttaAGCTAACATGACAGGGCAGCCATTAATGTTAGGTTTCTATGTTAGCTGGGCTAACCAACTGCTGCCAGCGCTATCGTTAGCTaacagttttaagaaattttctctctgtgttcaGTTGAGGGTAAAATGGGATTTTTGTTCTCTATATCATATCCAATCAAGCTCCTCTTGGATTAGTTACTGAGattatgtaaaatatgcaaCTAATAATGTTTTGAGAACtattattaaaacaatcaaacaaaagaaacaggtATAGCCTTATGCATTTTGGCATCGAAGTTAATAAAAAGCAGGTAAGAAGTGTCATACAAGACTCAACAAGATTAGATGCTAATTACTGTAGAAGTGAAATAGTTATGTGAAAAAAGTTAGTCATTACCttttcattagaaaaaaaacagaggtattatgtgtttttagATATACAAATCCTGCTTAGTTGGAAAAGGGATGCACTTTTGGAGGAAAGTAAATCATTGGAGGAAATGTTTCGACATAGGcaatgtaaaaactttttttgttttttttatgtttttttaccGATGTAGGAATTTATTGAACACTTCTTTATAGAAGGGCTGTTAGTCCTGGCTTCTGTCAGCACACTGCAACATCCAGGCACACAGAATAAATGATTAAAGGATAAATTTAAGAAGAACAGCAAATTCAAGGCATCTAAATTTACCAGACTTCACTCCACTTCAGCATCCATGGGATGGGCAGAAAAGCCCAATGCATGAAAGCACCCTGCAACTTTCACAGCTTAAAGGATCTGCAGCTCATGGCTTGGTGCCACAGACTGCAGCAGACCTTCAGAGGTCTAGTGACGTTAGGCTGATGGACCaggaaaagcaggaaaaaagaaaaacctaaagcttttttttcttaaagcagGTGGTATGGTTCCTATGGTTCGTCTGCGCAGACTACAGTATTGAtacaaatgattaaaattatttaaatttaagtaaTGAATTTAACTTTTGAGAtcacaaatgtgttttgaaaacatACACTTTTTTCAGACAATTAACATGTTTTAGGAACTTAAACTCCATAAGTTGATGTTGGTAAATCTGGTGTAAATGTATCAAGTATTAATAAAAGCATCATagtgagttttgttttatttttatttgattgacAGTTAAAGTATGTTATTGGAAGTAAAATATCTTGAATATTTCTACGAATTTACCATCTCCAATCATCATTTAAAGCAGTGATTTTCTTTACCAATCATTAATAATTTGATGTGATTATTGTCAATGTAACTGTCTAAAATccttaatattttgaaaaatgagcaagttttatattcagtttttagCTGTGTCACTGAGCCacgaggtgtgtgtgtgttggcagcTGGCTAGATGCTATTTCTGACAGTGTTTATGAGAGTCCTGGCTGACTGGATTGGATTATTTGCTCAGGGCTGGCCACTAATGGCCAAAAGCATTCAGTGGATGGAACTcactttcagttgtttttcccCTGAAGGCCTTCAGGGAGCAATGAACTATCATGGATGTAAGAGTTACATTTGTGTTGTCCAGCCAGAAAATCACACTGAAATAAATCTAACTACACTGAGATGGAAAGAAGTTATGCTTCGAGTAATCTGCTCATATTTCTCAGAGTAATGGGTGGAAATGTTTCCTTGGATGAATACTTTGCTTACATTTCATGTAAATTTGGTCATATtacttaagttttgttttttaaatatttttttactttctaaaacAATTTCTGTCTGTTGTTGAAGCTCTTTAATCATCaagagctgcatttttttttagtattcaCAGCTGGATCAAATGATGCCTCTTAATCGCAGAAACAGTAGTTGTGTTTCCATGACGACCATAAGCAAAATTTTGTTGAACCCCCCCCCACATTTtcgcaattgcggtgtttccattaagcaacaaatgtaaataaaatcacGTGAATAAGTCTGGTCATGTGATAAGTTATCAAAAAACATGCAGTGTCATGATCcttctaccacttcctgtcgtctccTCCGTCCTTCCCGCCAGTAGTAACGTCCGGTTGCTGATCACGTCACTCGTGTCACGTGGGAAAAACGTGTTTTCGTTGTaagtttagcaaaaataaaataaaacaccttCAAAAATACGGAAAGAAAATCTAATCTAATGTAAtcaatttccattttaaagAACATATAAAATAAACCGAGTAAAGCTTAAATTCAGcaaattttgacagaaaaatccgtttttttgttaattatttctGCGTGCCCTCTTAATTTATCATAgttctccttttgttttaaatgagacAAGTTATCAACTGCAATGAATTACAGCcatctttaataaaacataaaataagcaCAGTGGTGATAGTAATGCTTCTGTTGCACAAGTCAGTTCactgaaacttaaaaaatatgttaaatatgtgCTTCACAAAAGCAAAGGCCACTGTTAGTGGAAAAAGacacattcatatttaaaatgtaatcacaATTGTTTCTTATGCAATTAGTTAAATTGCATAAGAAACACCATACATtgtgaagaataaaacaaatcaacaagaatgcagcataATGCATCAAATCTGAACTGCTAATGCTGATAATTAAGCTTTGCCTGTTTTGCATAATATGAGCATCTCAGTTTTCAGCACAGGATGAGATCTCTCTTTTCTTTGCTGCCATTGGATGCCATTTGTTCTCATGCGGTTTGTCAATCAGTGGCTTGTGTTTCTCAGTCTTTGTGGTTCTAAAAGCATTTCAAGCACTTCCATTACAAGTGCAAACAGTAACTCAGATGCTCATGTTCTTAAGTGCACAGCAAGTATACTGATTTTATGAGAGATTTCAGGCGTTTATAAAGGatttttattaaagctgcatACAGTGTCATCCACACTTCTTGGCAAATATGTGTAAATAACGTTAAAAGAAAATCGGCTTTGCCACACTTCACTCTAAAGGTTTCAGGTCTGGattctgtgtctggtgaatggTCACTGTGTTGATCTGGTCACATGTTTTTGGGTCATTGTCTTTCTGAAAGAATCATTAACagctaaattaaagttttctgaCCGAAGCCAGCAGTCCTGGTATTTCAAAGTGATGATGCCTTTGTTCCTCCTCACACATCCTGGTTTTTTTCATGACATTTCTCTTCTCTAACCCATTAGCAtatggtctagtttctagtacaaacaTTTtggcacttgaaataagacaaaactaactaacaaataacttttcaacaaggtgtaggagcttgtttaaagtaaataattaccagttaagtgaaataatcagcaagTGTAACAAGACAGTAgaactgaaacaattaattggattcATTGTGAGTAGTTGTTGATCACAATAattatcaactaatttagtaatcatcaactaattaatcattaactggagcatacagaCTCAACATAGGCCATTTTTCTGGCCTATGTTGAATAACTcagtcagagcagtaataaagctaaaactttgcaaaaatatatacattttgcatttaagataagagcaataatataataataataataataaaactttattagTTCTACTTACAACTCCTCAGGTGGGATAGCTTTAGctatttacttaaaatgaatctaattatttgatttattatgtcttttaaagtgtaatattgtataaaaagtattaaatgaaaatcagcagaCTGGGCTCGGTTTTTTAGTCGcattaatcgattaattaatCTATCATTATCATAGTAATgctgatcacgtgactcgtgtgacgTGGGAAAAACGTGTTTTCATAGCAAtttttgcgaaataaaccaattcTCAAACTAAAACACCTTcaaaaatactgaaagaaaatctaatctAATGTAATCAAGATAATCGATTATAATCGATcgctaaaataattgttagccGTAGTTCTACAAGACATTTCCCAATTTtaaatgtggagaaaatgttttctatcgCTGGCAggtaatttcacttataactagtactttttcatcaatcttaacatcaatattaagtaacTATTGACTAAAATCAGgctcctatgtcttgctgaaaagttacttttgctttagttttgtcttgtttcaagtgttCTAAGATATTTTCTCAATAAACTGGACCAGAAATACTTCTTTGGTGTTTCTGCAGtgctttgattttgtttttcccacCACAGGAACATCGGAGCTGGCAGATGCCGCCTCAggtctctctgtctctgttccTCGTTGTCTGCTAGTCGTCCTCGCCTATTGGATTCAGTCTTCCGTTCTTGCTTCCCTGCAAGTCCCCGTGCATGAAGGTGAATCCTGCGGCCTCCGCTCCCCGCTCTCCGTGGGCCAGAGGGAGGCTCATAGTGGAGGAGTGGAGGCTCTCCCCGGTGTCGTCCTTCTCCGTGTTCCCACCTGAGCAAAACCTGCAGCAGTGGGGCGTGACGTAGAGGTAGACCAGGATCAAAACTATACTGACCACACATGCTCCCAGGGTGGTGTACGCTGTTTTTAGATCTTCCAACCCGCCCCTCTTAGTGGAGTTAAACACCACCACAGTAATGTGGAGTGTGTCACTGAGGGAATCGTTGGTGGCGTAGCAGGTGTAAACCCCAGAGTCTTCCACCTTCAGCGGCCCGATGTTGAGGAAATTACCGTTTAAGACGGTGGTGTTGTTTGCTGATATGTTTCCAGGCAGCACCCATCTCTTCGCCATGTACTTTTGTCTGGTGTCGCAGTCGAGAACCATGGTTTCCTCCAAGTAGCCTTCTTTCTTCAGAATCTTGACTTCACTGCAGTTCAGCTTCAGGATTTTTTCATTCTGCTTACCTGGCATGTTACATTTATGGCTGTCTGCAAAGTCAGACACAGAGCTTAGCTCCCTGAGGTGCCAGTAGGCCACCAGGTCATGCAGCTCACAGCTGCATGTAAGCGTGTTGTTGTGGAAGTAGACACCGTTCTTGAGCCAGGCGCGCATGGCCTGAAGCTCCTTCACTGGAAGAACTTTGATCCTATTAgaggaaacatccagcagtTTGAAAGGAGAGTCCTCCTTGCTCCGTTCCTTCAGCACCTCCAGAGGGAAGCGTGAGATCAGATTGTGGCTCAAGTAGAGCTTCTGCAGAGCGACCATGCTGTGGAAGGCAGAGCGGTCGATTTGAGATATGCAGTTGTTGAACAGCAGAAGTATCTCGAGTTTTTCCAGCGGCTCAAAGATGATCTCGTCCAAGAGAGCCAGGCGATTGCTGGAGAGGTCCAGGTAACGTAGACTTGTCGTGTGCACGAAGGCCTCAGAGGAGAGGAAGGTGAGGTTGTTGTTGTTCAGCAGTAACGTCTGCAGCTGCTTGAGATTAGTCGACGTCCATGTAGCACGGAGTTGAGTGATGGAGTTGAAACTGAGGTCCAGAACTGCTGTATGCTGAGGAAGGTCGAAGGTGGCGTTGGTTAGACTAACGTTAGAGcagctgatgatgtcactagcacacacacaaagcttTTGGTGGTTCTGAGGCTTTCTTTTTAGCAGCCTATTAGCTCTAACCACAGGAAACACTAGAAGCAGAAATAGAATGAAGCATCTTTTTGACATCATGTTGAGATTCTTTCTGCAAGATCCTGATTACGGTGTCCCAGGGTTCAAAGCAGATTCTGGAGGCTGTAAAGacacaaagcaaacagcatgTATTACAGTAGCTAAGTTCAAATTGTTGCACTGGGATATAAAGTGATGAACCAACTCAAACTTGAGAATAATTCTGGAGCAGAAGAAAACTGCTGGAGAATTATGGtcttcaaatatattttagaatTGATGCTCTGACAAAGCTCTTTCCGAATAATGTCAAATTTACTCATTAATGTGCAGAAGCACACTAACTGACTGGATGTTTTGACAAACAGAGGACAAATTTagaatgaaaacatctgaaatgcGGATCAATTTGGAAGAAATTGATGGAGTCCCGGAGCTTCATCTCAACATTATTCAATACAGAAACATGGTGTGGAAAAACATAAACGTAAAATactaatagaaaaaacattgaagtttatgATGATTGCAACATGAAAAGTGTAAATAGTTTTTCAAGGCATTTTTTATGAAAGATTCTACCAAAACAAAGGAAGAGATGCCACTTCACTATGAGTTATTGTGAAGCTGGATACAAAGTGGTGCAGTGGTGGAGAGACAACAAAAAAGTTGTGTGTAGTCTGCAAAAATCTAATCACCAATACACAAACAATGATTAAAATTACAAGTTTATCAttgtgtcaaataaaaaaaataagattatgaCATGCAGTTTACTCCGGCTCACTATCCTTTCAGTTTTCCCTGCAGAGCAATAAACATTTGTCCCGTAGGACGGGGTGCCGTCCTCCTTTACCTTCAGCCAGTGTGATCAGGAGTCTGTGCTACAGGACGGtctcatcctcttcctctccagcAGTGAGCAGTGGGGATCAGCGGTCTCATCTGTCAGTCCGGCACAACAGAGAAGAGCGGGGTTTACCGAGCACACCAGACCTCCAGACCTCCTAGGGGAGAAATGCAGCCTGCTGCTATCCGATCCGAGGGGCGTGAACAGCAAGGGAGGGGCCGAGGCTCCTCTCTCCTCCGCTCCTCTCCAATGTCTCAGTCACGTCACTTACAGGCTAAAATGACATTTGTCAGACTAGAGTGTTGTAGAAAGGAACAGGGTAAAAAAATGTCCACTTGTGCATGAGAAAATCTGCTTAGATGCAGCACCATGAACTGATAGTCACAACATATCAGAGCATTTTTATGGGTGGCAGTGAGTTTTTATGACATGAACTAAAACGACCACAAAAATCAAGTAAAAGCTGTGTCCCTTAGGCAAAACCTTACACTTATGTCCAGTTCCTTAAAATTAATCACCAAGGATTATTACATtcttttgaatttgtaattaaattgtttgattttatcGTTTAAAAcctaagactttttttttatagctgtGCAGAAGGTCAGGACAAAGACGCTGTGCACAACCTGCAGCAGTCATTAAAACGAGACGTGAGGAGCAAGCAGAGCCTGATGAGATTTCAGCATCAGGAGCATGAACGTCATGTGCTTCATGAGTCTGATTAAATCTGGCACCGGTCAACGTGGGGTAGGAAACATGATcagctaaagaaataaaataaaataaatataggaAGCAAAGAAAAGATGCAGCAAAACGTGACAATTAACTTCACAAAAACTAGTGAAGCATCACTCCAGCTCTTGACTGATTTCCTTgttaaaaaaagttagaaatgggatcttcttaaagggacagcatcagtgtgttttccaggcacatagtgccattttatagcacagtcaggTAAATATGTTAATTTCAGTTTATACAAAAATGCTGTAtgcatcaaatatgacttaaaataaatttgaatttgtaatttaaattgggcttctgtttctttaagaactCCTACTCTTTATGACATGGATCCTCTATAAACTctgtaataacatttttaccagttgCACTAAGAAGTAGCTCGTATGATGAGCTCAGAAGATATGCAGCTctaccagatgtttgctaattgctgccgctagtctgaaggagctgagtggaggcgTGTCAGAGGatggctgctctgtgaggaggaagcttggaaactgcagctcagccTCGAAAGGCGGTGCTAGATCCACCCAGcagttttgcacagctgaatggttgccatggagagtaaaggatttctcaaagatgcataaaagaatcaaggcaagaCTACAGGCATGTTtctgatgaaggaataacattataacatgatgtaaagttaaaaaaagttgattttacctAATGTTGCCctgaaaaagctgaaaatgaagaAAGGGTTTGCTTAGTGATGTGCATGAAAGACTATATAAATGGActgaagataaaaatgttaGATAAAGTTAACAGAGATTTATTTGTGGAGTTGCTCATACAGTTGAAAGAGAAGACAAGTAGATAAGTTGTaagatttgatttaaaagctTCTTTATCACAGTAATGTCACTGCACATGTTGTCATCAAAAAGAGATGAGCGTGAAGTATTCTGAAAGGCTGTTGTGAGTTTGGACtttataaa encodes:
- the LOC116709762 gene encoding amphoterin-induced protein 1-like; translation: MMSKRCFILFLLLVFPVVRANRLLKRKPQNHQKLCVCASDIISCSNVSLTNATFDLPQHTAVLDLSFNSITQLRATWTSTNLKQLQTLLLNNNNLTFLSSEAFVHTTSLRYLDLSSNRLALLDEIIFEPLEKLEILLLFNNCISQIDRSAFHSMVALQKLYLSHNLISRFPLEVLKERSKEDSPFKLLDVSSNRIKVLPVKELQAMRAWLKNGVYFHNNTLTCSCELHDLVAYWHLRELSSVSDFADSHKCNMPGKQNEKILKLNCSEVKILKKEGYLEETMVLDCDTRQKYMAKRWVLPGNISANNTTVLNGNFLNIGPLKVEDSGVYTCYATNDSLSDTLHITVVVFNSTKRGGLEDLKTAYTTLGACVVSIVLILVYLYVTPHCCRFCSGGNTEKDDTGESLHSSTMSLPLAHGERGAEAAGFTFMHGDLQGSKNGRLNPIGEDD